From Scleropages formosus chromosome 1, fSclFor1.1, whole genome shotgun sequence, a single genomic window includes:
- the adgrg6 gene encoding adhesion G-protein coupled receptor G6 isoform X6 gives MFHISSRWCRWKFRNILSLVLLLVCIHKSAPDCQTDCIQVLTAPEGSFWSPCYPRDYPKNQACRWTLQAPAGFIVQIAFLDFELEEALGCIYDRVVVSTGTSDVTFCGITANGLTLNSSGNIMEVSFSSDFSVQKRGFNISYRQVAVALRNQKVALPQNAAKVIQVSNQVSIPTLQQFTVCFEVARTTQKKGETIFLYTDPSGNTVSFGLSSSGNVMALTMDGQECALSAILSPASFTATMKLFCLSWSSLSGRLNLYVDNNIRVASCAATTGKTITGGGTFRLGDNSLSFDGTVYNFRMWNYAMSKTEFSTLTCDAIGNVIDWDNAFWNIPSGLAQTDSTLSCICYPNCTHLTAATPSSGTSIPYTPSTAICTSPGPGCPEEVFYRITFVVRDSKGVMIEQNVKSSVTLWLNQTFKNWTYNISSALSALTSTDSSTQIGQPAGTRYTFQALLKSRYTSSTTLQYSVIKERLVSRNQTLGGGLVLETASVQPLENCPAEESPFHYIWPETQPAVTQFLPCFPNKAQSASRTCNIYWQNFTSFWSLADVSNCTDIKSIEVSAENAAEVAATLADITHNELSTDEVSTVVTKLKEIVIVSKMNSSLASTVVNVFSNVMTSSDTALAASSEIVLKTVEELVQKIEFDGPSLSITSRNLALGISAFNSSSFNGTSFSAYIPPNSTDLQINFESQQDNPLAAVTLPATLLSNVSQAEAELISRINFMFFRKTNLFQDQKENGLSLNSYVVASSVGNQSIRNLQDPVRIEIAHQEYQPVPNPVCVFWNFTINNGSGGWSSEGCNVGQGSDSNRTVCLCNHLTNFGILMDISGAAAQIDAQNNKILTFITYIGCGVSAICSAVTLLTYIAFEKLRRDYPSKILMNLSTSLLFLNMVFLIDSWLASFNNTDLCISVAFFLHYFLLTSFTWMGLESVHMYIALVKVFNTYIRRYILKFCIVGWGLPAAIVVTVVAVDRNSYGKEDYGKDEHGQGSSQFCWVKNLVVFYVTCVGYFSVIFLMNVAMFIVVMIQICGRNGKRSNRTLREEMLRSLRSVVSLTFLLGMTWGFAFFAWGPVNLAFMYLFSIFNSLQGLFIFIFHCALKENVQKQWQRYLCCGRFRLADNSDWSKTATNNTKKVSSDNLAKSLSSCSFGSSAANWTSKAKATLNPFAKRSSNAVLQVFYSRLHRQSWDLNHQHSGSKSGSLTYLTLIPLSTRGVFATDNQVKLPPANAIPNPPNRRARPLPSFPCTRSSTK, from the exons CACCGGACTGTCAGACCGACTGCATCCAGGTGCTCACAGCTCCCGAGGGCTCCTTTTGGTCTCCCTGCTACCCAAGAGATTACCCAAAAAACCAGGCCTGCCGCTGGACGCTACAGGCGCCCGCCGGCTTTATCGTGCAGATAGCCTTCCTCGACTTCGAGCTCGAAGAGGCGCTGGGGTGCATCTACGACCGGGTCGTGGTCAGCACAGGAACCAGCGATGTCACGTTCTGCGGTATAACTGCCAACGGACTGACGCTAAACTCCAGCGGAAACATCATGGAGGTGTCGTTTAGCTCGGACTTTAGCGTTCAAAAGAGGGGATTCAATATCAGTTACAGGCAAG TTGCAGTCGCTCTGAGGAATCAGAAGGTAGCTTTGCCACAGAATGCTGCGAAAGTCATTCAAGTTTCCAACCAGGTTAGCATACCGACTCTTCAGCAGTTCACAGTCTGCTTTGAGGTAGCGAGGACCACCCAGAAGAAGGGCGAAACCATCTTCCTGTACACGGACCCAAGCGGTAACACGGTCAGCTTCGGACTGTCCAGCAGCGGTAACGTGATGGCGCTGACCATGGACGGTCAAGAGTGTGCCCTTAGTGCCATACTGAGCCCGGCTAGCTTCACCGCAACCATGAAGCTCTTCTGCCTCTCCTGGTCGAGTCTGTCCGGGAGACTCAACCTGTACGTTGACAACAATATCCGAGTGGCGTCGTGCGCTGCCACCACAGGGAAAACCATCACTGGCGGCGGAACGTTCCGGCTGGGAGACAACTCTCTGAGTTTCGACGGAACCGTTTACAACTTCCGCATGTGGAATTACGCCATGTCCAAAACAGAGTTCAGCACCCTCACCTGTGACGCCATCGGCAACGTCATCGACTGGGACAATGCATTCTGGAATATTCCTTCAGGCCTTGCTCAGACAGACAGCACGCTGAGTTGCA TATGTTACCCAAATTGCACCCATTTAACAGCAGCTACGCCTTCTAGTG GTACCTCCATACCTtatactccttccactgccatCTGTACCTCACCTGGACCGGGCTGCCCAG aggAGGTTTTCTACAGAATAACCTTTGTTGTAAGAGACAGCAAGGGAGTGATGATTGAACAGAATGTGAAAAGCAGTGTCACTCTTTGG TtaaatcaaacatttaaaaactggaCGTACAACATCTCTTCTGCTCTCAG tGCCCTCACCAGCACAGACTCCAGCACTCAGATAGGGCAGCCTGCCGGTACAAG GTATACCTTCCAGGCACTGCTTAAAAGCAGATACACAAGCAGCACGACGCTCCAGTATTCGGTGATCAAAGAAAGGCTGGTGAGCAGGAACCAGACCCTGGGAGGTGGCCTGGTGCTAGAGACTGCCTCAGTCCAACCTCTCG AAAACTGTCCAGCTGAGGAAAGCCCGTTCCACTACATCTGGCCCGAAACCCAGCCGGCCGTAACCCAGTTCCTTCCCTGCTTCCCCAACAAAGCCCAAAGTGCTTCTAGAACCTG CAACATATACTGGCAGAACTTCACGTCGTTCTGGAGCCTGGCTGATGTCAGCAATTGTACAGACATAAAAAGCATTGAGGTGTCTGCAG AAAATGCTGCAGAAGTGGCCGCCACATTGGCTGATATAACACACAACGAGTTGTCGACTGACGAAGTGTCGACGGTCGTGACGAAGCTAAAGGAAATTGTCATTGTTTCCAAGATGAACTCATCACTGGCTTCCACGGTGGTGAATGTCTTCTCCAACGTGATGACCAGCTCCGACACGGCTCTCGCTGCCTCCTCAGAAAT AGTGCTGAAAACAGTGGAAGAACTGGTGCAGAAGATCGAGTTTGACGGACCTTCACTGAGCATCACATCCAGGAACCTGGCACTGGGCATCTCCGCCTTCAACTCCAGCAGCTTCAATGGCACATCATTTAGCGCCTACATCCCCCCTAACAGCACTGATCTCCAG ATCAATTTTGAGTCTCAGCAGGACAACCCCCTGGCAGCCGTGACCCTCCCGGCCACCCTGCTGAGCAACGTGAGCCAGGCAGAAGCGGAGCTCATTTCTCGAATAAACTTCATGTTCTTCAGGAAGACCAACCTGTTTcag GACCAGAAGGAAAACGGTCTTTCCTTGAACAGCTACGTGGTGGCCAGCAGCGTGGGCAACCAGTCCATACGGAACCTGCAGGATCCGGTGCGCATCGAGATCGCCCACCAGGAGTACCAG cCTGTGCCAaatccagtctgtgtgttttggaaCTTCACCATCAACA ATGGAAGTGGGGGCTGGAGCTCAGAGGGCTGCAACGTTGGCCAGGGCTCTGACAGCAACCGGACGGTGTGCCTCTGCAACCACCTCACCAACTTCGGGATCCTCATG GACATTTCTGGAGCGGCGGCTCAGATCGATGCGCAGAACAATAAAATCCTCACCTTCATCACGTACATCGGCTGTGGGGTGTCGGCCATCTGCTCTGCTGTGACCCTCCTCACGTACATCGCCTTCGA GAAGCTGCGCCGGGACTACCCTTCCAAGATCTTGATGAACCTCAGCacctctctgctcttcctcaaCATGGTCTTCCTCATAGACAGCTGGCTGGCTTCCTTCAACAACACGGACCTGTGCATCTCCGTGGCATTCTTTCTCCACTACTTCCTCCTCACCTCCTTCACCTGGATGGGCCTGGAGTCCGTCCACATGTACATTGCTCTTGTCAAAGTTTTCAACACCTACATTCGGAGGTACATCCTGAAGTTCTGCATCGTCGGATGGG GGCTGCCTGCAGCAATAGTGGTCACTGTGGTCGCTGTGGACAGAAACTCCTATGGGAAGGAGGACTACGGCAAGGACGAGCACGGCCAGGGCTCATCGCAGTT CTGTTGGGTGAAGAACCTAGTGGTGTTCTACGTGACGTGCGTGGGCTACTTCTCCGTCATCTTCCTCATGAACGTGGCCATGTTCATCGTGGTGATGATCCAGATCTGCGGGCGCAACGGCAAGCGCAGCAACCGCACGTTGCGCGAGGAGATGTTGCGCAGCCTGCGCAGCGTGGTCAGCCTCACCTTCCTGCTGGGAATGACTTGGGGCTTCGCCTTCTTTGCCTGGGGCCCCGTCAACCTGGCCTTCATGTACCTCTTTTCCATCTTCAACTCGCTGCAAG gtttatttatattcatatttcactGTGCGCTGAAGGAGAACGTTCAGAAACAGTGGCAGAGGTACCTTTGCTGTGGACGATTCCGTCTGGCAGACAACTCAG ACTGGAGCAAGACGGCCACCAATAACACCAAAAAAGTGAGCTCAGATAACCTGGCCAAGTCCTTGTCCTCCTGCTCCTTCGGCTCCAGCGCGGCCAACTGGACATCCAAAGCGAAAGCAACTCTGAACCCTTTCGCAAAGCGCAGCAGCAATGCAG TATTGCAGGTGTTTTACTCAAGGCTACACCGGCAatcttgggacttgaaccatcAACATTCGGGCTCTAAATCGGGGTCATTAACCTATCTAACCCTAATTCCACTGTCTACAAGGGGAGTATTTGCAACTGATAACCAG GTAAAGCTTCCTCCAGCCAACGCAATTCCAAATCCTCCCAACCGGAGGGCGAGGCCTCTTCCATCATTCCCGTGCACCAGGTCATCGACAAAGTGA
- the adgrg6 gene encoding adhesion G-protein coupled receptor G6 isoform X3 yields MFHISSRWCRWKFRNILSLVLLLVCIHKSAPDCQTDCIQVLTAPEGSFWSPCYPRDYPKNQACRWTLQAPAGFIVQIAFLDFELEEALGCIYDRVVVSTGTSDVTFCGITANGLTLNSSGNIMEVSFSSDFSVQKRGFNISYRQVAVALRNQKVALPQNAAKVIQVSNQVSIPTLQQFTVCFEVARTTQKKGETIFLYTDPSGNTVSFGLSSSGNVMALTMDGQECALSAILSPASFTATMKLFCLSWSSLSGRLNLYVDNNIRVASCAATTGKTITGGGTFRLGDNSLSFDGTVYNFRMWNYAMSKTEFSTLTCDAIGNVIDWDNAFWNIPSGLAQTDSTLSCSTSIPYTPSTAICTSPGPGCPAPLISSTNTTIINNMIVTNPKTNVQYNSTSTTATSMSLTSSTTVVQPPASTANTAISSSTALAVSGSTIAPTSSATNTTAAINSMPKEEVFYRITFVVRDSKGVMIEQNVKSSVTLWLNQTFKNWTYNISSALSALTSTDSSTQIGQPAGTRYTFQALLKSRYTSSTTLQYSVIKERLVSRNQTLGGGLVLETASVQPLENCPAEESPFHYIWPETQPAVTQFLPCFPNKAQSASRTCNIYWQNFTSFWSLADVSNCTDIKSIEVSAENAAEVAATLADITHNELSTDEVSTVVTKLKEIVIVSKMNSSLASTVVNVFSNVMTSSDTALAASSEIVLKTVEELVQKIEFDGPSLSITSRNLALGISAFNSSSFNGTSFSAYIPPNSTDLQINFESQQDNPLAAVTLPATLLSNVSQAEAELISRINFMFFRKTNLFQDQKENGLSLNSYVVASSVGNQSIRNLQDPVRIEIAHQEYQPVPNPVCVFWNFTINNGSGGWSSEGCNVGQGSDSNRTVCLCNHLTNFGILMDISGAAAQIDAQNNKILTFITYIGCGVSAICSAVTLLTYIAFEKLRRDYPSKILMNLSTSLLFLNMVFLIDSWLASFNNTDLCISVAFFLHYFLLTSFTWMGLESVHMYIALVKVFNTYIRRYILKFCIVGWGLPAAIVVTVVAVDRNSYGKEDYGKDEHGQGSSQFCWVKNLVVFYVTCVGYFSVIFLMNVAMFIVVMIQICGRNGKRSNRTLREEMLRSLRSVVSLTFLLGMTWGFAFFAWGPVNLAFMYLFSIFNSLQGLFIFIFHCALKENVQKQWQRYLCCGRFRLADNSDWSKTATNNTKKVSSDNLAKSLSSCSFGSSAANWTSKAKATLNPFAKRSSNAVLQVFYSRLHRQSWDLNHQHSGSKSGSLTYLTLIPLSTRGVFATDNQVKLPPANAIPNPPNRRARPLPSFPCTRSSTK; encoded by the exons CACCGGACTGTCAGACCGACTGCATCCAGGTGCTCACAGCTCCCGAGGGCTCCTTTTGGTCTCCCTGCTACCCAAGAGATTACCCAAAAAACCAGGCCTGCCGCTGGACGCTACAGGCGCCCGCCGGCTTTATCGTGCAGATAGCCTTCCTCGACTTCGAGCTCGAAGAGGCGCTGGGGTGCATCTACGACCGGGTCGTGGTCAGCACAGGAACCAGCGATGTCACGTTCTGCGGTATAACTGCCAACGGACTGACGCTAAACTCCAGCGGAAACATCATGGAGGTGTCGTTTAGCTCGGACTTTAGCGTTCAAAAGAGGGGATTCAATATCAGTTACAGGCAAG TTGCAGTCGCTCTGAGGAATCAGAAGGTAGCTTTGCCACAGAATGCTGCGAAAGTCATTCAAGTTTCCAACCAGGTTAGCATACCGACTCTTCAGCAGTTCACAGTCTGCTTTGAGGTAGCGAGGACCACCCAGAAGAAGGGCGAAACCATCTTCCTGTACACGGACCCAAGCGGTAACACGGTCAGCTTCGGACTGTCCAGCAGCGGTAACGTGATGGCGCTGACCATGGACGGTCAAGAGTGTGCCCTTAGTGCCATACTGAGCCCGGCTAGCTTCACCGCAACCATGAAGCTCTTCTGCCTCTCCTGGTCGAGTCTGTCCGGGAGACTCAACCTGTACGTTGACAACAATATCCGAGTGGCGTCGTGCGCTGCCACCACAGGGAAAACCATCACTGGCGGCGGAACGTTCCGGCTGGGAGACAACTCTCTGAGTTTCGACGGAACCGTTTACAACTTCCGCATGTGGAATTACGCCATGTCCAAAACAGAGTTCAGCACCCTCACCTGTGACGCCATCGGCAACGTCATCGACTGGGACAATGCATTCTGGAATATTCCTTCAGGCCTTGCTCAGACAGACAGCACGCTGAGTTGCA GTACCTCCATACCTtatactccttccactgccatCTGTACCTCACCTGGACCGGGCTGCCCAG CTCCATTAATTTCCTCTACCAACACCACCATCATTAATAACATGATTGTTACTAATCCAAAAACAAACG TTCAGTACAATTCCACTTCTACAACTGCTACTAGCATGTCTCTAACCAGCAGCACAACTG TAGTTCAGCCACCCGCATCCACAGCTAACACTGCCATCAGCTCATCTACTG CACTGGCAGTTTCTGGAAGCACCATAGCTCCAACATCCTCTGCAACTAACACAACAGCCGCAATTAACAGCATGCCCAAGG aggAGGTTTTCTACAGAATAACCTTTGTTGTAAGAGACAGCAAGGGAGTGATGATTGAACAGAATGTGAAAAGCAGTGTCACTCTTTGG TtaaatcaaacatttaaaaactggaCGTACAACATCTCTTCTGCTCTCAG tGCCCTCACCAGCACAGACTCCAGCACTCAGATAGGGCAGCCTGCCGGTACAAG GTATACCTTCCAGGCACTGCTTAAAAGCAGATACACAAGCAGCACGACGCTCCAGTATTCGGTGATCAAAGAAAGGCTGGTGAGCAGGAACCAGACCCTGGGAGGTGGCCTGGTGCTAGAGACTGCCTCAGTCCAACCTCTCG AAAACTGTCCAGCTGAGGAAAGCCCGTTCCACTACATCTGGCCCGAAACCCAGCCGGCCGTAACCCAGTTCCTTCCCTGCTTCCCCAACAAAGCCCAAAGTGCTTCTAGAACCTG CAACATATACTGGCAGAACTTCACGTCGTTCTGGAGCCTGGCTGATGTCAGCAATTGTACAGACATAAAAAGCATTGAGGTGTCTGCAG AAAATGCTGCAGAAGTGGCCGCCACATTGGCTGATATAACACACAACGAGTTGTCGACTGACGAAGTGTCGACGGTCGTGACGAAGCTAAAGGAAATTGTCATTGTTTCCAAGATGAACTCATCACTGGCTTCCACGGTGGTGAATGTCTTCTCCAACGTGATGACCAGCTCCGACACGGCTCTCGCTGCCTCCTCAGAAAT AGTGCTGAAAACAGTGGAAGAACTGGTGCAGAAGATCGAGTTTGACGGACCTTCACTGAGCATCACATCCAGGAACCTGGCACTGGGCATCTCCGCCTTCAACTCCAGCAGCTTCAATGGCACATCATTTAGCGCCTACATCCCCCCTAACAGCACTGATCTCCAG ATCAATTTTGAGTCTCAGCAGGACAACCCCCTGGCAGCCGTGACCCTCCCGGCCACCCTGCTGAGCAACGTGAGCCAGGCAGAAGCGGAGCTCATTTCTCGAATAAACTTCATGTTCTTCAGGAAGACCAACCTGTTTcag GACCAGAAGGAAAACGGTCTTTCCTTGAACAGCTACGTGGTGGCCAGCAGCGTGGGCAACCAGTCCATACGGAACCTGCAGGATCCGGTGCGCATCGAGATCGCCCACCAGGAGTACCAG cCTGTGCCAaatccagtctgtgtgttttggaaCTTCACCATCAACA ATGGAAGTGGGGGCTGGAGCTCAGAGGGCTGCAACGTTGGCCAGGGCTCTGACAGCAACCGGACGGTGTGCCTCTGCAACCACCTCACCAACTTCGGGATCCTCATG GACATTTCTGGAGCGGCGGCTCAGATCGATGCGCAGAACAATAAAATCCTCACCTTCATCACGTACATCGGCTGTGGGGTGTCGGCCATCTGCTCTGCTGTGACCCTCCTCACGTACATCGCCTTCGA GAAGCTGCGCCGGGACTACCCTTCCAAGATCTTGATGAACCTCAGCacctctctgctcttcctcaaCATGGTCTTCCTCATAGACAGCTGGCTGGCTTCCTTCAACAACACGGACCTGTGCATCTCCGTGGCATTCTTTCTCCACTACTTCCTCCTCACCTCCTTCACCTGGATGGGCCTGGAGTCCGTCCACATGTACATTGCTCTTGTCAAAGTTTTCAACACCTACATTCGGAGGTACATCCTGAAGTTCTGCATCGTCGGATGGG GGCTGCCTGCAGCAATAGTGGTCACTGTGGTCGCTGTGGACAGAAACTCCTATGGGAAGGAGGACTACGGCAAGGACGAGCACGGCCAGGGCTCATCGCAGTT CTGTTGGGTGAAGAACCTAGTGGTGTTCTACGTGACGTGCGTGGGCTACTTCTCCGTCATCTTCCTCATGAACGTGGCCATGTTCATCGTGGTGATGATCCAGATCTGCGGGCGCAACGGCAAGCGCAGCAACCGCACGTTGCGCGAGGAGATGTTGCGCAGCCTGCGCAGCGTGGTCAGCCTCACCTTCCTGCTGGGAATGACTTGGGGCTTCGCCTTCTTTGCCTGGGGCCCCGTCAACCTGGCCTTCATGTACCTCTTTTCCATCTTCAACTCGCTGCAAG gtttatttatattcatatttcactGTGCGCTGAAGGAGAACGTTCAGAAACAGTGGCAGAGGTACCTTTGCTGTGGACGATTCCGTCTGGCAGACAACTCAG ACTGGAGCAAGACGGCCACCAATAACACCAAAAAAGTGAGCTCAGATAACCTGGCCAAGTCCTTGTCCTCCTGCTCCTTCGGCTCCAGCGCGGCCAACTGGACATCCAAAGCGAAAGCAACTCTGAACCCTTTCGCAAAGCGCAGCAGCAATGCAG TATTGCAGGTGTTTTACTCAAGGCTACACCGGCAatcttgggacttgaaccatcAACATTCGGGCTCTAAATCGGGGTCATTAACCTATCTAACCCTAATTCCACTGTCTACAAGGGGAGTATTTGCAACTGATAACCAG GTAAAGCTTCCTCCAGCCAACGCAATTCCAAATCCTCCCAACCGGAGGGCGAGGCCTCTTCCATCATTCCCGTGCACCAGGTCATCGACAAAGTGA